Within Homo sapiens chromosome Y, GRCh38.p14 Primary Assembly, the genomic segment gtaaatatacatAGTTTTATTTCCATCAGTTATGACATGCAAGCAAGTAATAAAGTGAAAGTACAATCAAATGATATATGGAACTTCCTCAGTCTTAAAATATTCCATGGAGACTATCAATTTTATGAAAACTATAAAGAATGCTTCATGAAACTACATTGTACAGTGCCATTTACTATTttactgacattttaaataatcaacaaTTAAAGGGAATACATCAACATTATTTAATACCAATAACGTTATTTTTCTTGAGTAATCCTGTTGAAATTAaggattttaaataaaacattaaaaacaaattatattgacTGATTTCAGCTTTGGATGAAATCATACTTGTGTATTTGTAGTAATGCGAAGCATAACTTTCTCCTCACAATTAATCTTTTATAACATCGGTGTTATAGTTTTCTCTGACACCAACATTGTGATATCGCACAGGTTTACTGCATGCATGCATTACATGCCTCCAGAGAGTAGGcttcaaatatatggaaaaattatatttatgaaaaaattctaGGAAAGGGAATGGTGAAATGGAAGAGAATTTCTCACTTGCTAACTGTTGGACATGGATTTGTATATATTTGGATATAGACACATACTGGCACACTGTGAGTTTgcccatgtatatatacacttatatgaGAAACCCATAATATATGGGTTGTGTAATCTTTTAATTAATCCATAATTGTATGTGTGTGAAATTAGATAAGCGGTTACCTTTTCTTTACTCAACTTGATGGAAAGCCAAAAAACTCTGTCCACCTTCATTTCAATTAATCCAATACTGTTAACTGCTGGTAGCTTCATTCTCCTTGTTCTCTTACGGCAACCGGAAAGTTAATTCTCGCTCTAATTTGGCTTTCAAGGTGCGATCAACAAGAGTGTCACCTTGCTGTGGATTGTGACCTCTGACTCCACCTCTGTCTTCCTTTTGCAGTCCTACCTTTGCATAGGTAACAAACTTTGTACATGGTTAAAAGGATAAAAGTTCAGTGAAATGTCAAGCCATGCTGTGAAATGTTCCATAGTTTCTATATCTCTAATTGTCCTTTGATGTTATAgaggcaagaaaaataattcaatgtttTTCTTAGTATCTAGTCCAATGCACTCTTTCTTCATAATACTGCAAACAAGGCACTGACATGGAAACGTGGCTGGACGTCTCAAAATCTCTTCTCATTAATTACCATTATGTTAATCACTGTTGCCCACAACTGGAATTGGACTTTGAAATCCCCTGGTGGAAATTGCTATAATGGCTCAAACTACTGGAAAGACTATCTTTTTTTTACCTGAAAATATCTGATGAGCATAGACGTATGCTATATACAGGAACATATTGTACATTAACAACATACCATCACTGCCACTCAATAATAGGTATCCCAAACCTTTGAGCCAAACTGAGCTCGGGTGCTCCCACAAAGCAAGCTTTTCCCTCCACAGATTTCTTATGTCAAAAAGCCACAACTCCAGGCCAGGCTTCGTGGCTCTTGTTGTAATTtctacattttgggaggccgaggttggtgggtcacttgaggtcaggagttggagaccagcatgggcaacatggcaaaaagctgtctctaccaaaaatacaaaaattagccagacctagTGGCActttcctgtggtcccagctacttgggaggctgaggcaggagaaccacctgaaCATGGGTGGCAGAGATTGtatagtaagccaagatcagactactgcactccagcctggatgacacagcgagaccatgactgaaaaaagaaaaaaaaaaataaaggcaactcCACTCGTCCACTGGCTTAGGTAAAAAGTACTGGAgttggctgggctcggtggctcacacctgtattcccagcactttggattttgggaagctgagtcgggcgggtcacctgagatcTGTAGtaggagagcagcctggccaacatggtgaagcctggcttctactaaaactacaaaacattagctgagcgtggtgatgcatgcttgtaatcccagctactgcagaggctgaacctgggaggcggaggatgtgttgagctgagatcctgccactgcgctccagcctggtctACAGAGCGAGAGTACCCTGTGAGAAACAAAGGtgaagagaacaagaaaaaaaaaatgagaaaaataagacccACTGCAAAAGGTTGCCACAGAAAAGATTAAACATTTCAGCAACTTCTATCTTCTGTCATGGAAGCCAAGGTTATTTGGACCAAACCtcctgtcttagttcattttcacgctgctgaagAAGagatacctgaaactgggaataaaaggaggtttaattggactgacagttccacatggctgtggaggcctcagaatcatggtatACGAataaaggcacttcttacatggcaatgccaagagagaatgaggaagaaccTGAGGCAGAAACCCCTGAAAAACCCATCAGATCCCGTGAGACTtcttcactgtcacaagaatagcatgagaaagaccgacccccatgattcaattacctccccctgggtcccacCCGCAACAcgagggaattctgggagatacaattgaagctgagatttgaatgGAGACACACCAAACCATGTCACTtcccaaacaattaaaaattcccAATAGAAGAAGCATTAATTATATCAAAAAGTGGTGGACCAAGAAGGAACTATTAGCCTCATATCTCAAGAAAGACTCCAGTCAAGGCCTAGGGACTACTCATGAAAAGAGTTTAATAGCCGACTCTCTCCCAGTGGATCTGGATTCCACCGGACTGTATCTTCACAGTAAGGGTGAAACAGAAGCAAACCCATTCCTATTTCCAAGCTCAAGGAACTTTGGTCAAAGTTCTCTTGGAGCTGAGCAGAACAAGGAGGCAAACAGAAAAGATTTGTGTCCCTGAGAAGTCATGGCCACAGGCTGGCTATCACACAGATTGTCAAGCCAGTTCCATATTGCATGGGTATTACAGaaaatctcaaaacataaatttgTGTGTGGGTTGTCCCAGAGTAGCAGGATCTGGCAGAAGGAAATTTCCTTCTAACCCTCAAAGAATCCACATAAATCTTGTTACATTTGGGATTTTACGATTTGCTTCAGGAATGAGAATGGCCttaattttcatatctttttctaCACTCAGTTTATGGCTTGTTGGCGTCAAAGTTCTGCTTGCTTCACACAATGAGTTTaggattttcccttttttattctatagaattcttcatatatattgaaatgctctgcctggggaaaaaaatctgagcCTAGCGTTTTATCTCTAGGAAGAatcctttatttccttgaacatttATGAGACTATACAGATTATATATGTCTTCTTGTATCAATTTTACTAAGCTATATACATagcttatgtttatatattatatatataaatgtaagatacaaatataaaaattatgtataaatatgaaaatatatatagaaagcgatatatatgtctatatatatagacagattaTAAATATCTGTCTATTTgatctaagttttcaaatttgtagGTTAAGGTGTTAATGATATTTCCTTATTAGCTTCTTAATCTATGCTGTATCTATGGTTGTGTACCTTTTAAATTCTTAGTTTTATCtatgttttctccctttttttctaaaCTTGACTGACGGTTGcatcatttattatatttctccAACAAGCAAAGGTTAGCTTTGTATGTTTTACTAATTTTGTCTACATCATTATTCCCACACTTTAGTTTTTCAGAATtgattctgttgtttcttttctaattctttattgAAATATCTAGTACATTAATTTTCAAGTTATTAGAGAAATATTTGTCTGTAAACTCCTATTGTAATATCACTTTTCTTGCTACTCACAGATTTAATCTTTAATATTGGCGGTATCATTGAGTTCTAAGTACATTTCAATTCCTAGTATGATAATCTATGAATTGCTGAGAAATAGTGTTTACAATTTTGTTGTTCTATTTCCacttaagtttatttttacttctgctAACTCAATTGAAAattctttactaatttttaaaatccttgaacccaagagatggaggttgcagtgagctgagatcaggccactgcattccagactgagtgacagagtggaacgagatttcaaaacaaaacaaaacaaaacaaaacaaaacagtcactggaaagataataaaatacataaatgtggGATGTAATATGTAATCGTGATAAAATAAACTGGATTTTTTGTATAagttatacatataaatgtaatgCCAAGACACTGATAAGACAACTCATGGTCTTATCTCAATACTTAGTGTCTTCATGTAACATATGTCCTTTAGGATAGTTATAGTCCGTTTTCTTTCCAGGAGAGACAGATGAGAATGCAGAAATGTTAAAGTGCAAGGGACGGAAGCTTCCAGCTGTGCCCACCTGTAACCTGACGTAGACAGTTCCACCGTTTGCTTCATTAATCATGCCAAAGGCTCTAATGCAAATGTGGTACAGAGTCACATGTTTTTGTATCTACATGATAGAAACTATAACTTCATCCCTATATAGAAGGGTATATAGCATATGCCTCAGTGATAAATATAAGTGAATCATTGATCAGTAGGAAaccattttaaaagtctttcatAACAGAACAAAATccctgaaaacattttcttctcaatCTCTGAGTTTTCTTACACGGCTTATGAATCTCTAGCCATACTAAAGAGATAGTATGCTGCTCTTCCCACAAATTATTCATTGTATATAATTCCTGTAATCTAATAACAGTACCTTTACACCTCAGGGTTTAAAATGACTCCaacctttttctgtttctccaattaaaataacttttttaaggtTTAATCTTCAGTAATTTTTTGTAGTAATATTTTTGAAGGTATTTGACCAGGATGATTTGCTTATATACCTACCTGACGTCTCCCTTTCTtctgaatacatattttattacccACCTATTAGATCTAAGTTTAAGAAGTTGGAATAGGGATTTAAATCTAAATTCTACATTTGAATTTACAGGAGTCAGCGAGTCCGGGAAGTGCCTTTATGCACAGACCAATATCTGGCAATGGCACTAGGAGACAAATAAGCTTTACCAGTCTCAAAGCCCTGGCTACTACAGTGAATCCACCCTTCTCCTGGATCTTATCTACTTCAGCAAAAGAAGGCCACCCACTAAACCAGGCCCTTGTACTTTGGGTGGAAACTCCTAAGTCCTCTAGTCTCCTCAAACAGACAGCCAGGCTGCCAATTTCCACAATAATAATTTCTATAGCACTGAGTCTTTGGTAGCCTTGTAACTATAGCTACTGATGCTACAGTCTGGTCCCTGTATGATAAAACACCagagcaacagaaacaaaaatattgactGAAGCCTTCTAAAATCTCTCTAAATATACCTTCAATAAATATGGTTTTTTTTACAGAACGACTGCTTTCAGCTTCCTGAACTAACGCTTGGCCTTCGCTAGTTGTCACTGTTGAAATTGATTCAAAAGTGTACCTTTAACATGAAagtcaacacagaatttcatgtGTCAGcaactaaaattttcaaaatgttgcaaaatacaaatgtgaaaCTGTATTTGTGAAATTTACCATtcattgaaattatattttcatacctACCCAGGCACAGAATTTTTTATAACTGTCTGCATGTTCTCCTCATGTGGGGGAAAAGCAGCATCAGCAGGCAGAGGAATCCTTTGAAgctggagggagaggttgcagtgatctgagagtTTGCCACTtgactgcagcctggatgacacagtgagactccaactgaaaagaaacaaacacacacacacacacacacacacacacacacacccccaaaattgataagtaaaaaaaaaatccatattcgAAAACATGCTCACAGGCTATCTCCCATATctaacacacagacacacacacacacacacacacacaaacacacacaattccTTGAAAACGAAAGTTCCACAagggcaaaagaagaaaacaaatttaacacCCCCCAAAGAAAGTACAAAGAGTAACCTCAAAAGAACCGCAGgggaaaacaattcaaaatttaCAAGTATCTACCCTAAAAGAAGCTGAAAGTCCCTCAAAAACTTTCCAGAGGCCATGTCCTTGTATTACAAAAATGATCATAAAAACTGGCAGGAGTAGACGAATAGAAATGCATCTTAAAACTTGCTAAACCCTTCAAGTCTCCCATAAGAATTGTAATGGAAAATGGATCGGTCGGCAGCTTTTTCCATACAATTATgaacaaattatatttcttcacacatagatttgttttttcaatattctaaggaattaacttttatattaataGTAGGTGATGTAAGAAAGCAGGCCTTTATCAAGATAACTGACACTGGATGTCCATACCATTACTCAGGTGGGCCTTAATTCCCAGCCGGGTTCCCTCCCTGGACACACACTGAAGGTCCCCAGCCATTTGGCAATCTCTTCACATTCCCAGCCCTGGAGGTAGCCCTAAAATACATGtacctgaagaaaataaaacattgccTCACACTGGAGCCCAGTGTGGTCCTCCAGATTCCGTGTGAGGTGGACTAACTTATATGGGAAGGCAGGGCAGCGGGAGTGAGGATGGCAGAGAGGATTACACATGTCAAGGCAGCCGGGGTCATGGAAACAAAACATGACTGGCCTGGGAGAAACACTGTGAAAGGACATACACCTAGGTGGGCCTCAGGTGGACATCCTCGTGGAGAAAAAGGGGGCCCTGGTTGATCTCAAAATGAGCCCCAGGTGGTAGCAGGTCTTACCGCAGGGCAGGGAGCTGGCGAGTAATGATGAGACAGCTATCCCTTAAGCCCTGCTTGTCACCCACTGACTTTAGCCACATATGCATCATAGTGGCTTAAGGTGCCCCGATCCTGAAATGTGGGTGTTACATGTCCCTGATGGGcctctctcccccaacccacGGATTGCCTGGgattgctcactgcagtctcctccCGGATCCTTGGGTTCTCCATGTGGGGCCCAGATCCAGGTCAAAAGGCCTCTCAGTTCCCAGCCCTTCCCAGCCCTAGGCTGCTCGCCTGGCCTCCTCTCTGTTCCGCCTCTAGGGCTGACCCTCTCTCCATGGGATAGAACTGCAATGGATTGAGCCATAGGCCCTGGCTGATGATCTAGGGGACTGCAGAAGTGGGTCCAGGACAGTTCAGGTGACAGTTCAAAGCCAATTCCCCAGAGACCAAGGAATGACCAGCTAGGTCCTTTCCCATGATGCCCCACGGCGAACCCCACCTCAGCAATCCTGCCAAAACCCGGGCAGTCATGTTCAGCCAAACAGCTGAATGAGCTCAGGTAGGAGGTGTACTGCCTGCAGCTGGAGGCTTGACCTTCGTGATCCCAGAACCgctggactgcagtggaatgAGACACCCTGTAGCCTGCAGGGAGAGGAGTCAGGAAGGTTCATGCCAGTCCCACCCTCCCACACACCAGCTCCCCTACCATGCTGGGAGGCATTCCTTACCGAGGATGCCAACACAGTGCTCCTTCATGATGATTTCACTGTGGAAATAAAGGTTGGGATGAAAGGAAATCATCCTGCCACCGGTAACCGGGATGGCTGAGTTCCTCCACCTGCCGGATCAAGGAGAAAGAGGATGGATTCAATGGGACCATCTCAACTAGCCGGGCTGAGGTGGCCTACTAGCTGTAGTGAACCATGAGTTTCCCCTTCCCAGCTCTCCCACTGAGACAACCCTGGTCCCCAGGGGGACCTCAAACTGACTCAGACACTGGACTCCTCCCACAGACCCAGGCTCCCCAGCCTGACCTGCAAATCCATCACGTAGCAAAGCAGGACTTCCGCATGCTTTCCGACCCACGCCGACATCTCGTGTGCCAAACAATCTACCTCTGCGCAAGAACTCTCCAGAGGATTGGGTGGGCAAGCCTCGTGACGCCTTGCAATTTCGCAAGAACACAGACAATGTGGAACAGGGCCATCTCCCAGACATTTGGCCAGTCACCCTTCATTGTTGGCCCTCTATCTCTGTCTGGCGAGGAGGCAACGCACAACTGTGGTGGTTTTTGGAGTGGGTGGACCCCGGCCAAGACGGCCTGGGCTGACCAGAGACGGGAGGCAGAAAAAGTGGGCAGGTGGTTGCAGCTGAGGGACGGGAGGGACCGGGGGTGGTGTGAGGCGGCTGCTTCTCTGGGTTTCTGAGATGCAGGAGGCCTTTGTGTGCTGGGTGCTGGACATGCTCCGCTGATGTCCGGGTGTGTGGTGTCCTCTTATCCTAGTCTCCCTGAGGGGTGGGCCTGTCCACCTGAGGGAAGCCTTGTAGTTAGAAGCCACAGCAGGGTCGTGCCTGGCGCTCTCCAAGGGAATTGCGTGGGTCCAGAGGAAGTTATACAGGCTCAGGGCCTACACGCCTTTGAGTGCAGCGCCTGCAGTTGGATGAATGCGCATCTGCGGAGCTGGTGCCCGCCGTCAGGTGGTCGGCAGCCCCATGCGCCGCGAACCCGTCTTAAGCACCTTGTGTTTCTGGGGTGAGCCTGCTGGAAACAGGCACCGAGAGCAGGGGTGGTTCAATGGCTGGTAATGGCATACAGATTCCCCGTCCTCCAGGGACGTTCCCAGGGAAACGCGTCCTTCGAATTTGGGCTGTGCGCAAAGGGACCTTGGCGCCGCGATTCTCCCTTGTCAGTGCTGGCCCTGGCTCCCCTTCCCTACCACGTGCTCCCAGGGCTGCTACAAGCGAGCTGCCCTCACAGCTGCGGGAACGTGGCCTCGGCTCCCACGCTgtcccccatcccctgcctcctggctgaCCCCACGTGCCTCCCACCTGGCTCCTCCCCCCAAACAGCCCCTATACCCCCCGAGGCCCGATGACTATCCCCTGCTGCCCGCCATCCCAAATCGGCAGCCGCAAGGATATGGCTCTGGCTCACAAGGCGGAGATGCTCTGTGGCCTGGGGCATTCACGGAGCCCAGCTCCAAGTGAAGGACCTCCAGCGAGTCCATTGACGGCCCCGGTGTGCTCGGTCCAGGGCCAGGCTGTGCCCGCTGGCCCTCCTTCTGCCACCCCACGTCGGGCTCCACCtcaaccaccacctccacctcagcCATGATGTCTTCCACCTTCAGCACCGCCTCCTCTTCCAAGGCCGCCTCCTTGCTCTGTACCCCGGCCGTCCTCTCCAGCATTGCCTCCAGCCTGAACACGGTTTTCTCCTGGGTGCTCCCACAGACCCTGGGCCTgcgcagcccagcccagcccagcccatgccCCGCACCCGTAGGCTCTGGGGGCCCGCTCCCCAGCAGACCCGCTCCCTGCAAGACCCACGGGCGTCGCCCTGCTGAGAACCTGGTCCCACACCTACGTGGACCCAGGTTTCCTGAGGAGCTCCGCTGGACCCGCAGATCCCGCACTGGCCAAAGGGCTCCGGTCCCCAGCAGGCTCAACTGCGCACAGGAGCTCGGGAGCCAGAGGCCCCGGCCCTGGGCTTGCAGAGCCCCACCAACAGGCACCGCAACCGCTGCTGCGGGTGCGGGAGCCTCTGGGTCGTCAAGGCAGCGCACAACAGCGTGCGCGCAGGCCGACAATGGCCAACCCTGGCGGCTGGCCTCTGGTGTGCCCAGGGCATAGGACAAGAGGCCCTTTGGAATGCTCCTTGGAGTACAGCATCCTCAGGGAGGAAGCATGGTACTCGGAGCCTCTATTTGCCTCGACCTGTGAGAGTGTGTGCCGGGGCTCTGGCCTCTACAGCAGATCAATTCCACCTCAGCACCGGCAGGCGACTTTCCTCCCACGTGCCCGCCCCGATCACTTCCCCCAGGACACCCCTGCCGCCCTTGCCCCAGCAACCAGAGAGAGTTCTCTGCATCTGCTGTATTACCTCCGTACCATCTACCTGGCCTGCCTAACGAAGAGAGATGTTTCCTGTGTTCATGACACATAGAGATGTTCATGGCTTGCCACACTGAGGATGTCAGGGCACAGGGCTGCCATGCCCACAATTCCAAAGGCCACGCAGCCCGCGTGTGCCCGGATGCCTAGCTACCCGGCACAAGCTCCAAGGGCTTCTCGGAGGAGGCTTGGGCAGGgaaggcggggggtgggggggctggaGATGCAGGCCCGCCAGTGGCTGTGCCGCCCAGGGAGACGCCCACCGCCCTCCCATTGACTGGCCACGACGGGAGGAAGTCGGCCTGGGTGCGGCCCCCCGGCCCTTCGCGCGCAGTCCCTTAGGGGGCGCCTGGAAGCCCGGCGCATGCGCCCTGAGGGCTCGCTGACCTACCGGGTGCCAGAGAGGCTGCGGCAGGGTTTCTGTGGCGTGGGTCGGGCAgcacaggccttggtgtgtgcgAGTGCCAAGGAGGGCACCGCCTTCAGGATGGAGGCTGTACAGGAGGGGGCGGCCGGGGTGGAGAGTGAGCAGGCGGCTTTGGGGGAGGAGGCGGTGCTGCTGTTGGATGACATAATggcggaggtggaggtggtggcggAGGAGGAGGGCCTCGTGGAGCGGCGGGAGGAGGCCCAGCGGGCACAGCaggctgtgcctggccctgggcccaTGACCCCAGAGTCTGCACTGGAGGAGCTGCTGGCCGTTCAGGTGGAGCTGGAGCCGGTTAATGCCCAAGCCAGGAAGGCCTTTTCTCGGCAGCGGGAAAAGATGGAGCGGAGGCGCAAGCCCCACCTAGACCGCAGAGGCGCCGTCATCCAGAGCGTCCCTGGCTTCTGGGCCAATGTTGTATCCTTCTCAGTGTTTCTTCGGCCTTTCTAGTGGAGAGGTGCTCTCGGGGAAGTGTAAGTGACCGATGGGCAGCTCGGCGTCGATGTGACTCTTTGGGGAACAAAGGGGAGTTGCCACGGACCAGTGTGGCTGTGGAAAGCCGGAGCAGGCGTGGGTACTATTGTCCTGCATGCGGCAGAGAAACCCTTGGTGATGCCGAGCAGCAGACGTTTGGGGCATCTTTTTGAAGAGCAGAAGCGAGTTCAGAGCGGAAGAGGTTTTTCAGTGAATGAAGCTATTTTTAAGGGAGTGTGATTGCTGCCCCTTGCTAGTCCGATCTGGGACTGGGCGTCTTCGGCTATAAGCAGATTCTGCCACTCCTCAGACACCAGCAAGTCTCTGCAAATCGCGCCTCCCCATGTCAGTGCAGTCAGCCTCAGAATCATACACCCTCTGTGAACACAGGAGGCCTTAGTTTACGGGGAGGGGGAGGCGAAAGGAGATCATACGTGGAAGCAGAT encodes:
- the TSPY10 gene encoding testis-specific Y-encoded protein 10 isoform X1, whose protein sequence is MRPEGSLTYRVPERLRQGFCGVGRAAQALVCASAKEGTAFRMEAVQEGAAGVESEQAALGEEAVLLLDDIMAEVEVVAEEEGLVERREEAQRAQQAVPGPGPMTPESALEELLAVQVELEPVNAQARKAFSRQREKMERRRKPHLDRRGAVIQSVPGFWANVIANHPQMSALITDEDEDMLSYMVSLEVEEEKHPVHLCKIMLFFRSNPYFQNKVITKEYLVNITGLLIPLQLSGIRIMKWRPIAADTTTAALTSSTGSLTTTSQDLTRLLRSYVRTCGAIPCNTTRG
- the TSPY10 gene encoding testis-specific Y-encoded protein 10 isoform 1 (isoform 1 is encoded by transcript variant 1) translates to MRPEGSLTYRVPERLRQGFCGVGRAAQALVCASAKEGTAFRMEAVQEGAAGVESEQAALGEEAVLLLDDIMAEVEVVAEEEGLVERREEAQRAQQAVPGPGPMTPESALEELLAVQVELEPVNAQARKAFSRQREKMERRRKPHLDRRGAVIQSVPGFWANVIANHPQMSALITDEDEDMLSYMVSLEVEEEKHPVHLCKIMLFFRSNPYFQNKVITKEYLVNITEYRASHSTPIEWYPDYEVEAYRRRHHNSSLNFFNWFSDHNFAGSNKIAEILCKDLWRNPLQYYKRMKPPEEGTETSGDSQLLS
- the TSPY10 gene encoding testis-specific Y-encoded protein 10 isoform 2 (isoform 2 is encoded by transcript variant 2) is translated as MRPEGSLTYRVPERLRQGFCGVGRAAQALVCASAKEGTAFRMEAVQEGAAGVESEQAALGEEAVLLLDDIMAEVEVVAEEEGLVERREEAQRAQQAVPGPGPMTPESALEELLAVQVELEPVNAQARKAFSRQREKMERRRKPHLDRRGAVIQSVPGFWANVIANHPQMSALITDEDEDMLSYMVSLEVEEEKHPVHLCKIMLFFRSNPYFQNKVITKEYLVNITEYRASHSTPIEWYPDYEVEAYRRRHHNSSLNFFNWFSDHNFAGSNKIAESPDRSYVRTCGAIPCNTTRG